One genomic segment of Centropristis striata isolate RG_2023a ecotype Rhode Island chromosome 13, C.striata_1.0, whole genome shotgun sequence includes these proteins:
- the LOC131982756 gene encoding LOW QUALITY PROTEIN: WAS/WASL-interacting protein family member 2-like (The sequence of the model RefSeq protein was modified relative to this genomic sequence to represent the inferred CDS: deleted 1 base in 1 codon), whose product MPIPPPPPPPPGGPPPPPTFSQANTSPPKLSRDEAKGRSALLTDICSGTRLRKVAVVNDRSAPLLDKPKGGGASASGGANVSAAGSPSGSVPPIGGLFPGGVPKLRPVGDGSSGRSPSTRAAAPRPPQHRHDDTDSPSPQALSPTETGRSQRPSLPNLSPSPSSPSSAASSPSSSMKHSSSAPPPPPLCRRGNAPSPPSSSSSYREKPLPPTPNNTPPLPSKPPPSPGNSRRPPTSGGNPASSSSLAPPPPPYRITNGPTGGGEAAPDLPQRHNSLSNKRTAPSPGGHTPTRGPAPPPPPASPTPSQQGANRPPPPVRETPGRGAAPPVPVQPSSLRAGGREAPPPPPYRTHGSPSLSSDPPARGKPPPPPTRTPAAPPPPPPPLRNGHSSSSSSIPRSFVDDFESKYSFHPLDDFPPPDEYRHFAKIYPSKANRVMRGAPPLPPVGR is encoded by the exons ATGCCCATcccaccccctcctcccccgCCACCAGGGGGACCGCCCCCTCCCCCCACCTTCAGCCAG GCCAACACCAGCCCCCCCAAGCTGAGCCGGGACGAGGCCAAAGGTCGCAGCGCTCTGCTGACGGACATCTGCAGCGGCACCCGGCTGAGGAAGGTGGCGGTGGTGAACGACCGCAGCGCTCCGCTGCTCGACA AGCCTAAAGGAGGCGGAGCATCAGCGTCCGGGGGAGCCAATGTCAGCGCAGCAGGGAGTCCGTCGGGTTCTGTTCCACCAATCGGAGGGCTGTTTCCGGGTGGTGTCCCCAAACTGAGACCAGTGGGAG ACGGGTCCTCAGGACGCTCGCCGTCCACTCGAGCCGCAGCGCCCCGCCCCCCCCAG CATCGGCATGATGACACCGACAGCCCCTCCCCTCAGGCGCTGTCGCCGACAGAGACGGGTCGCTCGCAGCGTCCCTCGCTGCCCAATCTgagcccctccccctcctccccctcctctgcagcttcctccccctcctccagcATGAAGCACTCGTCCTCCGCCCCCCCGCCGCCGCCTCTCTGTCGCCGTGGTAACGCCCcatcccctccctcctcctcctcctcctacagaGAGAAGCccctcccccccacccccaacaaCACCCCACCCCTTCCCTCCAAACCTCCCCCGTCTCCTGGCAACAGCAGACGCCCCCCCACCTCAGGAGGAAaccccgcctcctcctcctctctggccCCACCCCCTCCACCTTACCGCATCACTAATGGTCCAACAGGCGGCGGCGAAGCGGCGCCAGATCTCCCGCAGCGCCACAACTCCCTCAGCAACAAGAGGACCGCCCCATCGCCTGGAGGCCACACCCCAACCAGAGGCcccgcccctcctcctccccccgccTCCCCTACCCCCTCCCAGCAGGGCGCCAACAGGCCGCCACCCCCTGTCAGAGAGACGCCAGGCAGAGGAGCAG ctcctcctgtTCCGGTGCAGCCGTCGTCTCTGAGGGCGGGAGGCCgtgaagccccgcccccacctCCTTACAGGACTCATGGTagcccctccctctcctctgacCCCCCCGCCAGAGGGAAACCCCCTCCCCCGCCCACCCGCACCCCTGCCGCTCCTCCCccgcccccccctcctctccgcAATGGAcactcatcctcctcctcctccatccctcgCTCATTTGTTG ACGACTTCGAGTCCAAGTATTCGTTTCATCCTCTAGACGACTTCCCTCCTCCAGACGAGTACCGACACTTCGCCAAGATCTACCCCAGCAAGGCAAACAGAG tGATGAGAGGagctcctccacttcctcctgtCGGGAGGTGA